The genomic window GAGATAGTTGTACTCCGGAGCCCTGAGAAAACCAAACCCATCCGGCAGGATTTCCAGAACCCCCTGACCGTAGACCATGCCGTTCCGTTCAATGTGATGGTTGAGGAGCGTGAAAATCAGCTCCTGGCGCCTCATCCCAGCCCCACCCTCAATGCCAAACTGATGGGCCATCTCCACAAGCTCGCTGATCTTGCGGTTTTTCATCTCGCTTAAATTCATCACCTGGCCGCTACGATCAGATCTTGAATGTGGTGGAGGAGATGAAGCAGCCGGCTCTTCTCTAAAAGTCTCTTGTGGGGATGGTTGTACGGGGGGTGGCATCGTTTCGCGATTTAAATCTTCATCAGAGTTCGATCTTCTTCTTGGTCGGGACATAAAAAACAGACATTAACGGATCATCACCAGGATTTCGATTTTGCCTTAATCAAGCAGTTAAAAGACTCCTTGCGGGCGAACTAGAAGCCATTATTCAGAAAAAGACGGATGTGTCAAGGGCGTTACTGCCTGTTTTTTACAAAGGGATATTCCCATGCTTTTTGGGGGGATTCTTGGATCGTTTGTTCTTGAGCATCTCAAGGGCATCGATAATACGGGGACGTGTCTCATGCGGCATGATGACGTCATCAATATACCCCAACTCCGCCGCCTTATAAGGGTTGGCAAAGGTTTGACGGTATTCCGAAACAAGCCTCTCCTTCTCCTTCGGGGCCTCTTTTGACGAGATAAGCTGATTCCTAAAGATAATGTTAACTGCCCCCTCCGGCCCCATAACGGCAATTTCGGCGGTCGGATACGCCAGATTAACATCACCGCGCACATGCTTGGAGCTCATGACATCATAGGCCCCACCATACGCCTTTCGTGTAATAATGGTCACTTTGGGAACGGTCGCCTCGCAAAAGGCGTACAGAAGTTTGGCGCCGTGACGGATAATCCCTCCAAATTCCTGATCGGTCCCCGGAAGAAACCCAGGCACATCCACAAAGGTGATAATGGGGATATTAAAGGCATCGCAAAAACGGACAAAACGGGCCCCTTTGATGGAGGCATTGATATCGAGACATCCCGCCAGATGCGCCGGCTGATTCGCCACAATTCCAATGGACCGCCCGTTCATATGGGCAAAACCGACAACCATATTTTTTGCCCAGTGGGGCTGGACTTCAAAAAAGGAGTTCTGGTCCACCACCCACTGGATGAGCCGTTTCATATCATACGGCTTGTTCGGGTTTTCAGGAATCCACTCGTCTAATTGGGGCTCGCTGCGATCGGATCGATCCTCTGTCTCGGCAACGGGAGGATCCTCAAGATTGTTGGAGGGAAGGTAACCCAAGAGGCGGCGAACCTGCCTGAGGCAATCCCGGTCATCCTCCGCCAGAAACTGCGCCACACCGGACTTTTCGTTATGCGTCCGCCCTCCTCCCAAATCCTCCTTGGAAACCTCCTCATGAGTCACGGCCCGAATCACATCGGGACCGGTAATAAACATATGACTCGTCTTATCAACCATCAAAACAAAATCGGTCATCGCCGGCGAATAGACCGCCCCTCCAGCGCAGGGCCCCAAAACTGCTGAAATCTGCGGGATGACGCCGGACGCCATGACATTCCTCTGAAAAATATCGGCATAACCGGCAAGGCTCCTCACCCCCTCCTGAATCCTCGCCCCCCCCGAGTCGTTCAGGCCGATCACCGGCGCCCCAACCTTCATCGCATGATCCATGATCTTGCAGATCTTCTGGGCGTACGCCTCCCCGAGCGATCCCCCGAAGACGGTGAAATCCTGAGCAAAAACAAAAATGAGACGCCCGTCAATCCGACCATAGCCAGTCACTACGCCATCTCCCGGGATCTTCTGTTTATCAATGCCAAACTCAGTTGCACGGTGGGTCACAAAGCGATCCGTCTCGACAAAACTGTCGGGGTCAAGAAGTTCCGCAATTCTCTCACGGGCCGTCAGCTTGCCAGCCTCGTGCTGTTTGGCGATCCGGTCCTTTCCACCCGCCTGAAGCACCTCCTGATTCCGCCGTTCCAGCTCGTGAAGTTTTTCTTGTAGTGACATCTTTTCCCCTCACCCTCACAGAATTAAAATTTGTTTCAAGACCCTCCATGAATTATTTCTTTTTGATTGATCTGGCAAAGGAATTATTTTTAATATGACGAATGTTCCGACCCCACCTTAAAAAACTAAAGGCGTATTCGCTCGAAAAGGCAGACTACAAGGCGAAGCTCAACCAGAATGAGTCGCCTTACGATCTGCCAGAAGATCTCAAAGAGAAGATCCTGGAAGAGTTAAGAAAAACGTCCTGGAACCGTTACCCCTCCCCCTGGGCCGATCCGCTTTGCAAAAAGATCGCTGAAAAGGAGGGATGGGATCCGGAGGGGGTACTCGCCAGCGCCGGGTCGAACCGTTTAATCCACTTTTTGGTCCAGGCAACCTCCTTGAAGGGGCGCGTTCTGACGATCTCGCCCAGCTTCTCTCTCTATCGTGCCGAGGCATCCCTGGTAGAAAGCAAGGCGATCAAATTTCCTCTCAATCCCGATGATTTTTCGCTCCCGCTTGAGAAATTTTTGCGGGTTTTCAAAAGAGCGAGACCGGACATCACCTTTCTGGCGAACCCGAATGCCCCGACGGGCAACCTGTTTCCACAGGAAGATCTTCTCGAGATCGTCAAACTGGGAAAGAGGCTGGGCAGAATTGTCGTGGTCGATGAGGCTTACTATCAATTTGCCAAGCAGACACTTAAGGGATCCCTCAAAAAATATCCAAATCTCGTCCTGCTTCGGACCTTCTCCAAGGCGTTTTCACTCGGAGGGGTTCGGCTTGGGATTCTTCTTGCTAACCCGAAGGTCGTTGCAGAGGTCAAAAAGGTAATGCCCCCGTTTATGATCAATCACTTTCAGCAGGCGGTCGGGTCGGTTGTCCTGGAAAGCGATTCATTCGTTGAAGAGGTTGTCCAGAGAACCCTTCAGGAGAGGGGAAGGGTCCGACAACGGTTGCAGGAACTCCCCGGCGTTTATCCCTACCCGAGTGATACAAACTTCATCCTCTTCAAGCTCCCTCGATCAAGACAGGTCTTCCATCACCTGTTGTCCAACGGCATTCTCGTTCGTCCCATGACCTTTGAGGGATTGCCCGACTGCCTCCGGGTCACTGTCGGCACTGCCGCTGAGAACGACCTTTTTCTGAATACATTAGCAGAGGCCGTCTAATTCACTCCGCTTGAACCATGTAACGGACGGAATTTATCAGGGTAGCTGGATAAGCTGGGACCTCATTAACGGTAAAATGACGCAGAGAGCCCATTTGTGTCACTGCATTTGTCTCCAGTTTGATGGCACAACGATCGGCATTCTCCCGATAGTAATAGGAGGTACGATCTCCACAACGTGACCGGGAGTAGTCGAATTCAACATGGTCACGATAAGCCTTCACCAGATGACGTCTTGTAATCTCCTGTCGAAGCGCCTTAACGACGCCTGTGCTGTAGACATCTCCACTCTGACTTTTCTGCTCCCTCTCCTGAAGCTTCCGATCAATGTCTACAACCCGCCCCCGCTGGATCGCCCTCAGGGCATCCCGATAACCGACTTCACTTGGATTAACCTTGGTCATATCTCCTCCTTTTCCTTTGCAGATAACCAACTGTCCCCTCTCTCGCTCAATAGGATTGAAAGTTTCTGTATTTTTCACATTTTTCCAGCCTCTTGTCATAGTCGGCGCATTCAGCCGCAAAGGTGTTCGAGAAGCCTGCCAAGAGAAGCCCGACGACCAACACCACTACTTTTTTCATAGGATCTCCTTTTTTTAAATTTTCATGCCCCACTGACCATCAACTCAACCATCATCTTCTGAGAGACCGCCAAGGCACGCCTCTTGATTTCATTCCAATCGTTATAAGGCGCTTTAAGATTTTTATAAGAATTCAAATCGGTTTGTAAAAGATCCCACGGTTTCGGATCGGCCAGTTGTAAGGCGAGTTGTTGACTCACAGATTGTTCCTCCTGCGGGTAGAATGAGTCAAGGGGAGAGAGGGCTTGAAGTGCCCGCTGGGTCCCCAAGTGATCAAAAAGGGCAACAAAGTCAATAAAATCCCGTGTG from Deltaproteobacteria bacterium includes these protein-coding regions:
- a CDS encoding methylmalonyl-CoA carboxyltransferase codes for the protein MSLQEKLHELERRNQEVLQAGGKDRIAKQHEAGKLTARERIAELLDPDSFVETDRFVTHRATEFGIDKQKIPGDGVVTGYGRIDGRLIFVFAQDFTVFGGSLGEAYAQKICKIMDHAMKVGAPVIGLNDSGGARIQEGVRSLAGYADIFQRNVMASGVIPQISAVLGPCAGGAVYSPAMTDFVLMVDKTSHMFITGPDVIRAVTHEEVSKEDLGGGRTHNEKSGVAQFLAEDDRDCLRQVRRLLGYLPSNNLEDPPVAETEDRSDRSEPQLDEWIPENPNKPYDMKRLIQWVVDQNSFFEVQPHWAKNMVVGFAHMNGRSIGIVANQPAHLAGCLDINASIKGARFVRFCDAFNIPIITFVDVPGFLPGTDQEFGGIIRHGAKLLYAFCEATVPKVTIITRKAYGGAYDVMSSKHVRGDVNLAYPTAEIAVMGPEGAVNIIFRNQLISSKEAPKEKERLVSEYRQTFANPYKAAELGYIDDVIMPHETRPRIIDALEMLKNKRSKNPPKKHGNIPL
- the hisC gene encoding histidinol-phosphate transaminase — protein: MFRPHLKKLKAYSLEKADYKAKLNQNESPYDLPEDLKEKILEELRKTSWNRYPSPWADPLCKKIAEKEGWDPEGVLASAGSNRLIHFLVQATSLKGRVLTISPSFSLYRAEASLVESKAIKFPLNPDDFSLPLEKFLRVFKRARPDITFLANPNAPTGNLFPQEDLLEIVKLGKRLGRIVVVDEAYYQFAKQTLKGSLKKYPNLVLLRTFSKAFSLGGVRLGILLANPKVVAEVKKVMPPFMINHFQQAVGSVVLESDSFVEEVVQRTLQERGRVRQRLQELPGVYPYPSDTNFILFKLPRSRQVFHHLLSNGILVRPMTFEGLPDCLRVTVGTAAENDLFLNTLAEAV